CTGCCCAAATGGGCAAATAATGCAATCCGGACGGCATTTTAAGGGGTTCGGCTTTTGCGGAAAAATTTGGCCAGGAATCCTCAATTTTATAGCACAAGACCCCCCCGTAAACCGAGGCGGCAATATCAATTCCGCTGCCCATGTTTCCCTGTGCCAGGCGGTGGGCCTCAAGGGCCTCCCGAAATAATTTATTCGCATCCTGCGGGCGCCCCATGACCTGCTCGTACAAACTGGCAATCAGCGCAACGGTGAGAGCCGCGCTGGAACCCAGCCCAAGTTTCGCCGATTGTTTTTGATAAAAAAATTCAGAGGTATCCAACAGGATACTGGTTGAAACCAGGGATTTCCCGTGCTTTTTCAGGGTGTGCAGGGCATATTCAAAGATTGAAAGAAAGAGCTGCATTTTTTGAGCGGTTCTTTTAAGCGGGCGTTTCAGGAATTGAATTCTTCCGCTGGCATCGATTAAAAACCGCATTCCGGGGATGTCGATGGCCGGCGCCCGCAAGAGGAATGTGGAATCCCCTGTGCTTTCCAGCGTGACCTGTGCAAAACGATTCACCGTAGCCACCAGTGCTGAGGCACCCTCCAGCACCGCATATTCACCCAACAAAATCAGCTTTCCGGGTACTTTTGTAATAACTTTCAATGGTTTTCCTCAATTATGTGCGCGCCGGGGCCCACAGTTGTGTGGATGAGACGCCGGACACCCGAGATATTTCTAAGAATCGACGTTACCTGCTCGGAATAACCGGGTTCGCAGATGACCTTGACCTGAGGTCCCGCATCAATTGTGAAAAATACGGGAACACCCTTTTTACGAAGATCAAGAACGGCCTGAATGACTTCAACGGTGACGGCATTCCAGTAAATTAATGCGGGCTTCGTGGCCATCATAAGCCCGTGCATTTTCAAGCAACTGTGCTCGGCAATCTCGGCCAGCCGGTCAAAATCACGCTGAATAACAGCCTCCCGCATCCCGGCAATGTCTGCTGGTGACGCTTCCACCCAGGCGGTGTAATAGGGAGAGGTTTCCTCCGACCGTTTCATCCCCTCCGTGGAACCGACGGCCTTTTTCTCCTCGGTCGTAACAGCCACCAGAATGTCCAGCGGCCAGTACTTTTCATCCGCAATTTGGACAGCAAAGCTGTCCGTGCCGTCCGGCTTTTCCCCGCGAAACATTTCTACAAAACCGCCAAAAACGGAGCGCGCCGCCGAGCCGGACCCCTTCCGCGCCAAAATTGAGAGCTCTTGCGGCGAATAGCTCAAATTCAAGGCCCGTGTGGCAGCCAGCGCAAGTGCCGCAAAGGCTGACGCCGAGGACGCCAGACCGGCGCCGGTCGGAAAATTATTTTCGCTTTCGATGCGGGCAAACCGGCTCTCTTTTAAAGGTCGGCGGATTTCATCCAAAAAATAAGCAATTCTCAGCCGCTCCGATTCATTGGCCGGTCGCCCATTAAGAAAAAGTTCGTCTTTCTGCAGGGAGGGGTCAAATCGCACCGACGTTTGGGTGTACAAATCCCGAAGGGTGATCGACAGGGACCCAACAGCCGGAAGATTAAGCCGTTCATTCCGCTTTCCCCAATATTTTACCAAAGCAATGTTTGAATGAGCAATTGCTGTAGCTGTCATTTAAATAACGATTTGTAACTATTTAGCCATCAAAATAAATAATGATTTGGTTTCCACTTTTCGTAAATGTCGTGGATTAAGAGTCTAAAAACAAGAACCTAACTTTTTAATCTACATATAAAATATCAGGAAATCAATAAAAATTTGGAACCCATTGCGCGTCTGAATCGCTACACATCACCAGCCTTCGGCTTGTGGCACTCGATTGAATGAATTCTTTGCTTTTAACCGCAAACTATCGCAACCCAGATACTTGCACGCCATTTTTCAGGCGTTTTTGCTCAGGTACAATTTTGGAAAAAAACCAATCGAATGGGACATTAGCCCTTCTCAAGAGCCCCCCGAAATGCCTGAACCATTTCTTTATTCCGATCAACCAGAAGAACCTGTTTTAAAGACGTTGCCTCAAACGACAGCAGAACTGAAACGATTGCCAGAGCCGCGTCAGGACGAGGCACGCGGCCCACCCCGGTGCCCATCCCCGGAAAAGCAAGGGATTTCACGTTCAGGTGATCCGCGGTTTCCAGGGCAGCCTGAACCGCTCGTTTGATATTTTCAATCGTCGTCCGTTGCGTGGGTTTTTCCATAGTCGGAGCATGAATCACGTACCGGGCGGCAAGGCGTCCGGCGGTGGTGGCCACGGCTGTTCCTACGGGAATCGGGGCCCGGGCAACGGCCTCTTTTTCAATCTCCGCCCCACCCGCACGCTTGATGGCACCGGCCACACCACCCCCCATTTTACCAAAGCTGTTTGCCGGATTGACAATCGCGTCTGCAACTAT
This Calditrichota bacterium DNA region includes the following protein-coding sequences:
- the mvaD gene encoding diphosphomevalonate decarboxylase, whose product is MTATAIAHSNIALVKYWGKRNERLNLPAVGSLSITLRDLYTQTSVRFDPSLQKDELFLNGRPANESERLRIAYFLDEIRRPLKESRFARIESENNFPTGAGLASSASAFAALALAATRALNLSYSPQELSILARKGSGSAARSVFGGFVEMFRGEKPDGTDSFAVQIADEKYWPLDILVAVTTEEKKAVGSTEGMKRSEETSPYYTAWVEASPADIAGMREAVIQRDFDRLAEIAEHSCLKMHGLMMATKPALIYWNAVTVEVIQAVLDLRKKGVPVFFTIDAGPQVKVICEPGYSEQVTSILRNISGVRRLIHTTVGPGAHIIEENH
- a CDS encoding macro domain-containing protein, yielding MKKEMIDVQLGDLTKIVADAIVNPANSFGKMGGGVAGAIKRAGGAEIEKEAVARAPIPVGTAVATTAGRLAARYVIHAPTMEKPTQRTTIENIKRAVQAALETADHLNVKSLAFPGMGTGVGRVPRPDAALAIVSVLLSFEATSLKQVLLVDRNKEMVQAFRGALEKG